In one Mycobacterium heckeshornense genomic region, the following are encoded:
- a CDS encoding TIGR03086 family metal-binding protein, which translates to MDPQVAHQRAQDIFAAVLARVRPDQLGAATPCSEWTVRDLIDHVVSGNERVGQWAGSYEQPPARPVDVTEAHRASAAAAQEAFAKPGALDATYRLPFGEVAGRVLIGMRTTDVLVHAWDLAAATDQSTDLDPELALEQLAVARASVRPEFRGPGRPFGAERPCSADRPPADQLAAFLGRAVG; encoded by the coding sequence ATGGATCCACAGGTGGCTCATCAGCGTGCTCAGGACATATTCGCCGCCGTGCTCGCCCGAGTCAGACCCGACCAGTTGGGAGCCGCAACACCGTGCTCGGAGTGGACGGTTCGCGACCTGATCGACCATGTGGTGAGCGGTAACGAGCGGGTCGGCCAATGGGCGGGCAGTTACGAGCAGCCGCCGGCCCGACCCGTCGATGTGACCGAGGCGCACCGCGCGTCCGCCGCCGCCGCACAGGAGGCGTTCGCAAAACCCGGTGCGTTAGACGCGACCTATCGGCTGCCGTTTGGCGAAGTCGCCGGCCGGGTCCTGATCGGGATGCGCACGACGGACGTGCTGGTCCACGCATGGGATCTGGCCGCTGCCACCGACCAGTCCACCGACCTGGATCCCGAGTTGGCACTCGAGCAGCTGGCTGTCGCGCGCGCCAGTGTGCGGCCCGAATTTCGCGGCCCGGGCAGACCGTTCGGTGCCGAGCGGCCATGTTCGGCCGACCGTCCGCCCGCCGATCAGCTGGCCGCCTTCCTCGGCCGCGCAGTGGGTTAA